In the genome of Impatiens glandulifera chromosome 6, dImpGla2.1, whole genome shotgun sequence, the window TGCCTTCTTTGTTGTTTTTCATCCTTAATTGAATGATGATCTTTTTCTGATGCATTTGATTTTCCGGAAATTTGGATTGCGTATCCAAAAAAGTCTAATAACGTGAACATGATCTTCCATTTAGTGTATATTTCTTTGGTTTCTGTACTTCTGatgaaaattgaattgaaaagaTAAAGTTGGCTTCTCAGGCATCAAACAATAAGAATATGCTATACTGTTCCTGTTTCCCAAACATGCTGGCTAAGCTgttcaattcaaatttcaaagaACAAGAGTATATGAAATGCAAATTAGTGGAAGAAACCTGATATCAGAATACAAATGTAttcatatttgttattgttGAATCATTTACATCAGTTATGAGATGATGTCTTGAAgattatatattcttttgtttATTAGAAGTTATAACCATTCTATAATTGGTTCTacataatgtttttatttatggTTTTGAGTAAGGGATAAATTTTCCCCTCTTGGTGCAAATGATTGAGTATTAGAACTAAATTGTCCATTTTTTCTCCCTTTATTGCAATAATGATCAAAGTGTGAATGATATCATAGAAGGTTATGgggttgattcttcttcttattcttctgtGATAAAATTACCCTTTTGACAATGGAGCCCATGTTTCTTAGTGAAGATACATGATCTATCACAGCAATAACTTAAGTTAGGATTTGACCCACACACTATCCAATATAGCCTATATAGGATACTAAAAGGTTGTGTTAGTTCTAAAATCCAAATGAATTAAGTCTATTTCTTATTCAAGATACATGATCTGTCACATAAATATTGCTAAGCTGTAGAGAACATCAACTCATGTTCTCTAGGTCATGTGTTTGAGGCTTCacatttatatcatttaaaaataagttcaGTGTCTCATACATAAATGCTGAACAAACCAAACgagaatatcaaaattttaagtaaGTTTGATTTCACAAATTGTGAAACTAGTAATCCACTAGAGTAACTCAAGTTGTTGgattcttatttaaaatgtcttaaGTTGAAGTGGCGTCATTATTGTAGAGGGtcatataaagtttttataagaatattctaTCTTTTTAGTAAGgtgatttcattaatttataagagttaaagttatatattttaggGTCTTACTTTAATTAGATCAAGTGTCAAACTATGTTAATTAAtgttttagttaatatatgATTCTTTGTTCCTGGTTTTTGTTTAACTCATTAGATAATGGGCAATAACAAGTACATACCATAGAGCTGAATTACTTAATTTTGATCAACTGATgagttgtttttgtttttattgacTACAATCTTTTTTCATCGTGGATATGAGTTTTTACGCTCTATTACTAAAGTATGAGTCTTCACTCTATCGAACCCAACCTTAGTGAATATATGCTTGATTCTTGTCTTTTGTTTTTGATTGAATTGATCAGATACCGAGCAGTAACAAGCGCATACTATCGAGGAGCAGTTGGAGCGATGTTAGTCTATGACATGACAAAGCGCCAATCATTTGACCACATGGCAAGGTGGCTTGAGGAACTAAGAGGACACGCGGATAAAAACATGGTGGTGATGCTCGTAGGCAATAAGTCTGACCTGGGAAGTCTTCGGGCAGTGCCAATTGAAGATGCTCAGGAGTTTGCTGAAAGGGAGAACTTGTGCTTCATGGAGACATCCGCCCTCGAATCAACCAATGTGGAAACCGCCTTTCTGACTGTCTTGACAGAAATTTACAGGATTATGGCAAAGAAGAGTTTAGCTGCAGATGGCTCGAGCTCGGGAAAGTCAATGTCTTTTAAGGGAACTGCGATCATAGTTCCTGGTCAGGATTCAGATGGAGAAAAGAAGAGTGGCTGTTGCTGAACAATTTTTATGTCTTCGGAATAACCATTCGAAATtctgttttttgtttgttttgatgtTATGCTTGTTTTCTTTTAGCAATCTTtgtagaaattaaatatatagtaaTAGTAGTACAATGTGTTACACTTTTAATGGTTGATGAATTATGAGAAACAAAGTAAGATTGGTGACAATTTGATCAGTTCTCCTATTCAGTTTTATgattaacaatatttataattatggaTTGAATTGGATAtgtttaataattgtttttttcaataTTGGACATgattttaaagtaattaatcaaacaaatcaactacaaaaatacaaacataatcataatttcaaatcaattgTCTTTTTAAACAAAGAcatgaaaaataagttaaaataagtacatatcagatttcattgattattttaataggAAATATATCTAACTAAAATATATGAGTTTCTTTTAGATACAgttaaaacatttcattaaatacaaaaaatgggaaggtcaagaatcaaagttagacaaactctatttatgattaaaaaatgacaatcaaacgaTCTTAAAAAACCTGATTAGTAGCCAATAAACATATGtaaaacaaagattacaaattgtatcaaattctaattatctcaatcaagatttttatttccatatcaACCTAATGTTTCAAcaggttgtcttcctcttccccttgtcCTTCATCTTCCCCTTCTTCTTGCAATGAAAaggggatgaactgaagaggttgatgaatactgcctattcccattttgattttttcttttatatgaacccgttctgatttgataaaaaaattattcttcagGATTTCTGAGCTCTTCTTGAATTTCAAGATCACTGTCTTTATTTTCTTCTGTTTCAGCTATAGAATTCTCAGCAACTTTGAATTCCTCTATATCAACTTTagaattctcttcttcctcttaaTTAGTCTGAGTATATTCCTCTCTGTTTTCATCaacaaccacttcaacttgattggATTGAGAATCATCAattatctcttcaacatgattaagTTGAGGTTCCACCTCTTTCATTGTACTGATTTTGTcttatacataattttctttatctttcgTTTCCTAATCTTTAACCAAATTTTGCTCTTTGATAATAGGAACctctatttcattttcttaCATCTTTACCTTCTGGctttatgaattttctgatcttcttttttagccaaatcacaatttgggcttgcatgttgaAAGGTATTGCAGAAAGTGCATATGtatggcctccactcataaatGATTTCAATGACAGTagattttccttttctgtctactacTGTCATACTATTCACCAGTGTGATTtttaggatgcacctcaatgctaattctagcaaatgatatgTGCTCTTCTCCTTCAGTAATTGTGTCCATGTATAATAGtgtacccaataaacctgcaaaatgactaaagtttctacattatacatgtgtgcagGGATATTTCAAAGTTTAAACCATATCTGAGCTGTTTCATTAGGCTTGCTTAATAAGTTCAAATCTTCAAACCATCATTCCAACTTCATGCAGTTGAATTCAATATATGTATGCCAATTTGTAAGAATTTCATCCAAATTTGATCCCTTCTTAAATttcagaaaatagagatcatgtaaATTTGTTGAAATTTTCTTCAATCCTTTTTTCTCCAATTGCTTCATAAGTGCCTCTTTGGTGATTATAAAGAAAACTCTATTCTTTCTTATGTAGTTTCCCACCACTACATTTCCCCATTCCCTAACACAATTTTCTTCTACTATAtcaggcaatttaaattcaaaaagagaATTCAGTATCTCCACTTTTGTCTGTACattgcccaagtagatttttcttttgtatgcatgatctttAGCCTTTTTTCTAATGTTGTTTTTCCAGACTTTAATGATTTTCCATGTAGAATTACTTCTGATAGTATATGTCTTCTATTTAGGAGCATCCATTAACTCCCTCATTATTGCAACAGACCATTTTACTATCACTTCATATTCATTCTTCTTGAGTAAATTCCAGTCTTAGAGATAGTGAATGTTAAGCTGAACTGTTGTGCTTTGTATTTTCTCATTTCTGAGTACAATCTCTCATTTATTAGCATGTAACAGAAGTTTGGAAATTTGAGTTTTTAGTCTAAATACAATTTACCTTTGATTATACCCTATCATCTAAACtccttctttcttctccttgatCCCTGCATTATTTTCCAAAGGCTTTTGGGCAGTAATTGGTTGTTTACTGATTTCCTGCacttttttgttaattatttctTCAGCTATTTTGTTCATTTCCTTCTCTACAGTTTCTTTGACTCCTTTAAGAACAAAGTCATGCACTTCTTTGGCCTTGATTCCTTTAAGAACAAAGTCATGCACTTCTTTGGCCTTGACCTTGATTCCTTTAAGAACAAAGTCCTCCACATCTTTGGACTTGTTGTTTTTCCTTTGACCCATATTCCAATAAGACTTCAGAACATGGATTAAAATCAGAACAACAATCTTGAAACGACCTTATTCAAACCCTAAACGATTTTCCCTCGATGTGCTGAACATGCCAAACGTACATGTCATGATGAACGTGCCAGACGTACCGACGATCTTTACTACGACCATGTTTCACGTAACTGACTACCAAATCAACTGAATCGCATGATCGAGCAACTTTTCCGAACGTACTGGCCGTAACGATTGTGCCGAACGTGCCGACGATCTTGATTCCGACACGATTCTTCTAAATGGGACAATAAATTAAGTATGTAACCctgtaaacacacttaatcatttaatcagGCACAAAACTTGTCGCCTAAAGGGATCGAACCCaggatttttaatatatcaaaaactttatgtttgataaaaaaatctcatttggATTGTGCAAACCTAACTTTTGAATGAATCTAGTAGTATTGAAATTGGATTTCAAACTATCAAAATAATGGAGACGAAATCCTAACCATTTAACTTTCGTTACGAATTTTATTTCATTCGGAAGCGATTTTAGTTGAAGCGCGGATCATTGCTTTagagtgtcatgctagttctccttaatttaaaaaatattaataataataaataagacaaTGATGGAAACGTTGAGAATgcttaaatgtatattttaacatgatattggtatttcattattttatcttttttttaaaaatgatttatttaattaaaaatcgtttaagcacaacgataaaaacataaataaaataaatgaattacaaattgaatacataagaataattatttgaCCTGAagattttaagaaataataagaTCTCCACATGAATTCACAAGTTTTCCGTATTTAATCTCTAACAAAGTCATGATAATAACATTGTGAATAATCCTTAACGACCTACTTTAGTTGTTAAATATTCTTCGATTTCTTTCAAATCAGATATTCCATCAGAAATTTATAGTGATAAAGACTCATCTTTTAATTCTCGTATTTTTAGTCGCCTAAATTCATGCCTCCCAATAGCCACTAACGGTTTTCGGTATAACCCATTGTGTTCAATTCAAATTCCACAAAAAAACTCCATATACTTGTAACATCGTGAAAATGTAAACGTAGATGAAAAGTTGTCTCAACCTTTTTGtaacacatacgacaacgactcACAATAATCATGTCATTTTTCATACATCTATTGTCACTGAGAATTTCGCCGTGAATAACACTTGAAccaaaaaataagattttggtAGGCATCTTAGACTCTCATAAATTTTACTAACAAAGATCAATCAGGctaactttattgaacaaagTGTAATAATGTCCCACATGAAAGTTATTCAGATCACACCATCGCATAGAATCATAAGAAGACGGGTTTAACCCCTTATTTATAACCTTGAGAAAAAGTCTATAATTGGACATGCTTTCCTCAATGttcaatcttcttctatatctgATACGGTTAGCAAAACAACTAGACCGAATGTCAAACATATATTTGATCAATgcatatttataaatagaaataaaagcAAGCTCGGGGAAGACCTTCAccaatatttattaccacagtAAGTGTCGTCCCAAAACCTAATCGAACTTCCATCACCAATAATAAAAATCGAATCCTCCTGATAAACATTTCACATGGCATAAATACCACCACAAATGTTACATTCCACATGTCTATAAGAACTCATGGTGAGCTAACCAGACTTATCCTGACCATATTTACATTTACTAAATTTAGCTTATGTACTCTCTTGCTCagattcaaatatattatatcattttgttAATAAGGctttattaaaagaaacaaGATCACATATTCCTAGCCCCtgctcttttattaatttaaccttATCTCAACTCATTAAATGAGAAAGTGAGGAATTAGACGATCCCATAAGACTTTACGCATAATTCTCTCCATCTTCATGGCCACACACTTTGGGAGGACAAATAGTAACATCATATAAGTTGGTATTGAAGAAAGAGCGCTCTTGATAAGGATTAAACGACATCCCTTATAAATCATCTTATTTTTCCAAATGGGAAGCATTCTTTCCATCTTAATGATGATCGGGTCCCAAGAATCTTTTGAGATAGCTTTAGCCCCTAAAGGGAGCCCGAGATACGTAGACGGAAAAACCCCAATTTTATATCTCAAAATACATGTCAATCTAATCTTTCTCTTAGACGAAACTAAATTAGAAAAGAAGAAATCAGACTTACCCAAATTAACACGCAATCCCGAACACGCTCCAAATAATCAAAGAATATCACGAAGGTGCTTAACATTTCTCTCAATGGCCTGAATAATGCAAAGAGTGTCATCTGTAAATAATAAGTGAGACATAGAGAACGAAGAACGTCTTGTACCACACTCCACCCCACGAAACAAACCCGAATTTTCTGCAAACAACATCATTATAGAAAGGTCTTCcataacaataacaaataaaaaggGGAAAGAGGGTTCCCTTGTCTTATACCCCTTGATTTCTCATAGAAACCATGAGAGATCACATTCACGATAATAGAAAATTTCGCCGTCAATACGTAAAATCTAATCCATTCGATTCATTTCTCCTTTGTACCCATTTTATCCATAATATCAAAAAAGAACTCCCAATTAACATGATCATATGCTTTATCGATATcaagttttgaaaaaatacaTGTATTGCCTCTAGTGTTAGCTGAATCAATACACTCATTGGCGATTAGTGTTGAATTGAAAATTTGACGGTCTTTGATGAAATTTCTCTGATTGCTAGAGATAACCGTACCCAAAACTCAACGCATTCTATTTGTCAAATATTTCgagataatcttataaaatgacGTAACCAAACTGATGGGTCAAAAATTCTTCACGTCGATAAATTCGGCTGTCTTATGAATTAGGACAATCAACGTAGAATTCCTACTTTTCTTAAAAGATGAAAACCGATAGAAATGATTTATAGCCGCCATAATATCATCCATAAGGAACTCCCAagccttttcaaaaaaaaaaaaccaaaaaaaaaccTTCGCTCCTAGGGGACTTTTCACTACCACAATCCATTATTGCCGCATCCACCTCCTCGATAGAGAAATGAGCTTCCAACATGCATTTCTCATTTGCATTTTTATATGCAAAACTAATGTCATTTAAGTTTGGTCTAACCTGAAATGGTACATGAAACAAATCTttgtaaaattgaataatactaataaatagTTGGTTTGTTCTTATGCACGACACCAACAATGAATATCGagttaataatgttatttttctcTTGTTCTTTAGAGATGCCATGAAAATACTTAGTGTTTTTATTACCTACCCGCAACCAAATCTCTTTATGGCGTTGTCTCACCTCAATTTCCTCctctttatataattcaataaactCGCTCACTGGATGAATCAATTTAGAAATTTCCGTAATAAAAAGATCACAAACTTCCTCTGCACCATCAGTTGCTATAATTTCACGACTTGAAACCTCAACCTTGGAGCAAAATAATACACGATCCCCATAAACCAACTTTTTATCAACTTCCATagatttttaactaataaatagCCTAGAGGATGGGGAGCCAAACACGACCTCACTCGCTCACCACCCTTCCACATTCGAATCTCTAGTCAACCACTTTTTCTCGAAACTAAAAGGTCAACTAGTTGAAATCACTTCCATCCGTTCAATAAGGATATGACGATGATCAGAACAACTCCACGGTAAGACCTTctgaaatatattagatataccACACAAAATCGAGTTACTCACTAGAAATCTATCAATGCGAAATTGCACACTCCCACTGTGTCGATTACCTCTTCAAAATGTGAAATGCTCTATTTCCAAAGGCAAGTCAATAAGCTCCAAATTTTCGATTGCCTCGAAAAACTCACGCATATGCCTTATGAGTCTACGTGATCTTTTTTTCTTAGTAGAAACCCTAACTTTATTCATATCTCCTGCAATAATAATATGTAGATCCCAAATACTTGCCACCTCCACAAGCTCATTGAAGAAATCATACTTAAGAATATAAATCACAAGTCCATACACCGCATAAAACACCCAACGAAAATTATTCTCATGGTTACGAAACTGAATACTAACCAAAAATCAACCTATATTGACgtcaattttctcaaataaatctTCATTTAGAGTTACTAGAATCACACCTGATGCCCCGACAAAATTAAGAACCTTTCATTCACACAATCTCCAATTAGAGAGGCCACGAATAATCCATTGATTCATATGTTGaatattagcaataaatatcaCAACTCAAAGTGCCAACCAAAGATTTTATCATTATGCAATTTGCACTATTTTTAATCCCACAAACGTTCCATGCCACAATGTTTCCATtcattaagataaattaattagaatattccCTATTAGGCTCTGCAACATGTTTTCCATCAACAAGACCATTAGGAAAAagaattttcttcattttagtTCGAAGATAACAATATGGAAGTGGGGAATCTCACGAATCTCTGACCAAACCTTAGTCTCACACCTCAAGACTTCTtacaccatatatatattctcattcaaaataatattatgagatGAGAACTCTACGCAAACCTCCTCAGCATCGTACTTAGGATTAGACTCAACAAATTCTTCCTCAAAAACTTCATGAATAACCATAGTCGGCTCACCAATAAGATAAAGGGATTTGTTTGGGGTGACATTAGCCGCACTAGAAAAAGAGACCAAATATCATCCTCAACCCTTTCAACATGCtccaaattatcaattaaatttgaGATTGAATTTGAGACTGGGGCACCCTAACTTTGTATTATACCAAATGTAAATCATTCCTCACAGGTGAACCAACGAGACAAAACATGGTTAACAGTCTCGGGGACTTGCAAAAGAGGAGAAAAATGCTCAATATTTGCCTCAACCATGTGCATCGTGGACGAATACTCCATAACATTGAAATGACTATTATTTGAGGCAGAACACTCATGAGAAAGATGAGTCGAATATAGCAGTGGAATAACCTCGGACCCAACCACATGACCCACCTCTTTTCCTAAACACACTGTGACATTCGCGACATATAAGGCATCAAGACTCACTACCCGCTTATCGTACTCCACAACTGTTAACCATTCAATATTAGCGAGCCCATCCAAACGAATTTGACCCACAAAGAAATGAGTCACCACTAATTTCTTAACACGTGCTCTTAATGTCGTCGGACTCGTAGGATGATATATCGATAAAGGTTCAATATGGATATCATTGTTAGGACCAGAACAAGAATTAATATATGTCGTTATTAAAACTTCAACAGAACATTTTGGTCGAACTATAACCTTACAATCATGTGTTCTGTTATCCACAAGGACTTTTGGATATCTAACAGTTGTTTCAAGAGGGGCCACAAGAATTCGAAGCCATCATTCATCGTTCCCGCTTTCATAACTCTCATCACACTCAATGAGCCCACCAAGATCCTCCCTTGTTCTACAGAGAAGATTAAAGTTCCATAACAATGTAGACATTCCAAGCAAATGAATCCATATACCATTCTGAGTTGAACCTGGTTTAAACCTCCTAGTGACATgcttcattttatatgattgtCTATTCACATCCACAACATTAGAAATGTCACTCTCAACCTGCAATTTCTTAGTGACGATCGATCGACCATTAATAAGTCGACGGAGTCCATCCTCCACCAATGGAATAAAACAATTTACAATcgatattataaattttgttttgaactcACACCATAAAATAATGTACCTTCCAAGTGAATTATAGTCCGACCAAAATTCTCCATTATTAGGGCCAGAACCAAGTTGCTCATTCTTCCATGATGATGATCGAAGAGATTTCAAGTGATTCTTATTCACTTCGATCGATCTCCTTTTGCCCATCTTACATTCTGAAATAACCACAACTCTATGACGATCTAACAAGGTTTGAAATTCGAAACACTTACCACCAACCACTAACCATACAATGCGCCTTCGTAAGCCATCTTACATTACATATGATGGTGCATTGACGATGCTAAAATCTGACTGGTGCAGTTAGGAACTGCGTTGGTACGAACCGACACCTTCTCCACCTAGTAATTTCAGATTGGATGGGTTGGATGGTCCACAAAGTATGActctgatagaaaaattaagtagattaattttggaaccggccagacaaactaaacagaagttaaatttcatgtgcaggtactgaacaaaccggaaccggaaatcttgCATCAATAACCGGTTGCtaccacttcaaagaaaccggcttcaagtgatcaagaccaatgatcacaggaaccggcttcactttctcaagcaaccggttagcaaagaacagaagactacacttcaaccggatcataatgcacaaagacacagaaaccggaaattacagatcaaaagtcagaagatttaaatctcaagagtgacgtactgtgacggaggaaacgtgtctcgaaagaataaaagaagatcggatccgatcagaagcatgggaggaaggcaatgatgccttggtgatccgatgctgacgaccggaagcggatgttcaacacgtgtatcaatctgaaaaccggttatgtcatcatctgctcagagtcacctgcatgaatgccaggtgttgaggaagttgaagcgtgcaagcaatccttctgcagataggcgtgctaatgattaaccaatccgcaagagagagaagaaagtagccgttaggtacgttcagctataaaaggaagatggatcgtcttcattaaatgccaGTTCTGCAAGTAACGGATTACAGAAAACAAAGTTataaagcattcaattctagagagataaagtcttgtAGTTTATAACCGGTATAGTCAAAACCGGAAATCcttgtgtgtgattattgtgttgtgttgtattacatcaaagcgtgagtttggtgtaaccggcgagtagcgaagttgggctcgaccggaagtgtcaTTGTAACTCtaaaagagttagtggagatccttctcataacctgagaagaaggggtgacgtaggagggtttgctccgaacatccataaacaaattcctTAC includes:
- the LOC124942009 gene encoding ras-related protein RABA4d-like, with the translated sequence MSNQHGDYNKKIDYVFKVVLIGDSAVGKSQLLARFSRNEFSADSKATIGVEFQTKTLFIDQKTVKAQIWDTAGQERYRAVTSAYYRGAVGAMLVYDMTKRQSFDHMARWLEELRGHADKNMVVMLVGNKSDLGSLRAVPIEDAQEFAERENLCFMETSALESTNVETAFLTVLTEIYRIMAKKSLAADGSSSGKSMSFKGTAIIVPGQDSDGEKKSGCC